A region from the Paraburkholderia youngii genome encodes:
- a CDS encoding bifunctional diguanylate cyclase/phosphodiesterase yields MSAIPTQHLSQPSMRERFHRRSLEHQRPLALVKLGFTVLAFLSMVAARELVGAPAAPLGYRLLCAFVLALLVLAIPSTKSTALFGAICVAYELVLIGGLVLNAQGLAQPLPWLLPAFVVIPICAAPIWLTPAHFATGSALFYAVAIALLRGKSQAPEVDVAVWTWVIAIGAPTTAVFHFAFYHFRRNHFLLESQLAQLAATDSLTGLQNRRSFVKHAEARLETLAPGAQISAIFLDIDSFKSLNDRFGHAVGDHALFQVAQVLKDAVALYHSVSRIGGEEFALLIDDDLTGALQFAERLRLDISAIERPDGNLTASFGVAEHRRGESFMVLLDRADEALLRAKQTGRNRVCAERALPFDALQLPFDDVLAPRYRWEDFYLISHFQPLYSLSHQKQVGFEALLRGEHDDGTLVPPVVMFAPKPSSDEGALDRASHAVHLGNARRALPGDAWLFLNILPSTFVADGYADQLTKIVRAAGLEPERVILEILESHGGSVDEMSRAAARYRQHGFLIAVDDFGAGQSNLDRLLRIRPDIVKLDGELIRATTHGTQQPILPKLVSLLHQAGMLVVVEGVETTDELILAVESNVDFAQGYLLGRPAVEIAPPESVHRQIDDAFDVIAQGRAHQYALFESELEPYRVELRRAADGLRAGVTMDDAFALLATFKRCISCFLLDDTGRQIGHEVRGPAWCKDAASLQPVANPRDARWDHRPYFRNAVLLPGEAITSNPYLSLASGRPCIAVTLAVQLANGRCVMGVELDWSARGLPWPAGE; encoded by the coding sequence ATGTCTGCCATCCCAACGCAGCACCTGTCCCAGCCGAGTATGCGTGAGCGCTTTCACCGGCGCTCGCTCGAGCATCAGCGGCCGCTTGCCCTCGTGAAGCTGGGCTTCACGGTGCTTGCGTTCCTGTCGATGGTGGCGGCGCGCGAACTGGTCGGCGCGCCGGCCGCGCCGCTCGGATACCGGCTACTGTGCGCGTTCGTGCTTGCGCTGCTGGTACTGGCGATCCCATCCACGAAATCGACGGCGCTGTTCGGCGCAATCTGCGTCGCATACGAGCTGGTGCTGATCGGCGGGCTCGTGCTGAATGCGCAAGGCCTGGCACAGCCGTTGCCGTGGCTCTTGCCGGCGTTCGTCGTGATACCGATCTGCGCGGCGCCGATATGGCTCACGCCCGCGCATTTCGCCACCGGCAGCGCGCTGTTCTACGCGGTGGCGATCGCGTTGCTGCGCGGCAAATCTCAGGCGCCCGAGGTCGACGTGGCCGTGTGGACGTGGGTCATCGCAATCGGCGCGCCGACGACGGCGGTGTTCCATTTCGCCTTCTACCATTTCCGGCGCAATCACTTTCTGCTCGAAAGCCAGCTCGCGCAGCTCGCCGCGACCGATTCTCTGACGGGCCTGCAAAACCGCCGCTCGTTCGTCAAGCACGCGGAGGCACGACTTGAGACGCTGGCGCCGGGCGCGCAGATCAGCGCGATCTTCCTCGACATCGACAGCTTCAAGTCGCTCAACGACCGCTTCGGCCATGCGGTCGGCGACCATGCGCTGTTTCAGGTCGCGCAGGTGCTGAAGGACGCGGTCGCGCTTTACCACAGCGTGAGCCGCATCGGCGGCGAAGAGTTCGCGCTGCTGATCGACGACGACCTCACCGGCGCGCTGCAATTCGCCGAGCGGCTGCGCCTCGACATCTCCGCGATCGAACGGCCGGACGGCAATCTCACCGCGAGCTTCGGCGTGGCCGAGCACCGGCGCGGCGAAAGCTTCATGGTGCTGCTCGATCGCGCGGACGAAGCGTTGCTGCGGGCGAAGCAGACGGGCCGCAACCGTGTCTGCGCGGAGCGCGCGCTACCGTTCGACGCGCTGCAGCTGCCGTTCGACGACGTGCTTGCGCCGCGTTACCGCTGGGAAGACTTCTATCTGATCTCGCACTTCCAGCCGCTCTACAGCCTGTCGCATCAGAAGCAGGTCGGTTTCGAGGCGCTGCTGCGCGGTGAGCACGACGACGGCACGCTGGTGCCGCCGGTCGTGATGTTCGCGCCGAAGCCGTCGAGCGACGAAGGCGCGCTCGACCGCGCGAGCCACGCGGTGCATCTCGGCAACGCGCGCCGCGCGCTGCCCGGCGATGCGTGGCTGTTCCTGAACATCCTGCCGTCCACCTTCGTCGCCGACGGCTATGCCGACCAGTTGACGAAGATCGTGCGCGCCGCGGGGCTCGAACCCGAGCGCGTGATTCTGGAGATCCTCGAATCGCATGGCGGCAGCGTCGACGAGATGTCGCGCGCGGCGGCGCGCTATCGCCAGCACGGCTTCCTGATCGCCGTCGACGACTTCGGCGCGGGCCAGTCGAACCTCGACCGGCTGCTGCGGATTCGGCCGGACATCGTGAAGCTCGACGGCGAGCTGATTCGCGCGACCACGCACGGCACGCAGCAGCCGATCCTGCCGAAGCTGGTCTCGCTGCTGCATCAGGCGGGGATGCTGGTGGTCGTCGAAGGTGTCGAGACGACCGACGAGCTGATTCTCGCGGTCGAGTCGAATGTCGATTTCGCGCAGGGCTATCTGCTCGGGCGGCCCGCTGTCGAGATCGCGCCGCCCGAGTCGGTGCATCGCCAGATCGACGATGCATTCGACGTGATCGCGCAGGGCCGCGCGCATCAGTATGCGTTGTTCGAATCCGAGCTGGAGCCGTACCGGGTCGAACTGCGGCGCGCGGCCGACGGCTTGCGCGCCGGCGTCACGATGGACGACGCGTTCGCGCTGCTCGCGACCTTCAAGCGCTGCATCAGCTGCTTCCTTCTCGACGATACCGGCCGCCAGATCGGTCATGAGGTGCGCGGGCCGGCATGGTGCAAGGACGCCGCGTCGCTGCAGCCGGTCGCGAATCCGCGCGATGCGCGCTGGGATCATCGGCCGTACTTCCGCAATGCGGTGCTGCTGCCCGGCGAGGCGATCACCAGTAATCCGTATCTGTCGCTCGCGAGCGGGCGGCCGTGCATCGCGGTGACACTGGCCGTGCAATTGGCGAACGGGCGCTGTGTGATGGGGGTCGAGCTGGATTGGTCGGCGCGAGGCTTGCCCTGGCCGGCGGGGGAGTAG
- the bcsB gene encoding cellulose biosynthesis cyclic di-GMP-binding regulatory protein BcsB encodes MGYRMPNDKTEHPAHGRNSTEPQSRLFALHGSRHSRRIMCGVACWLALQTALASFVPLAEAAAPAAAAAAQTPQVATGVGNVPAPSAAVPFDPNAIAQDQLAAPTPALAASSVKALGMRTPTTAEPGTLVPGGRRQTLTFADFGALDPLQLRGVDGQNGIAFSVRGDEVVTGATLHLIYSYSPALLANLSQLKVLINGEVAATLPLPHEQAGMLVARDITIDPRFITEFNHLNLQLIGHYTTACEDPANSSLWATISNASSLDLTYSSLATKAELAALPQPFFDRRDVRRLELPFVFAQKPGNGTLEAAGIVASWFGSLAGYRGALFPTQLDNPPLSGNAVVFATSDQHPAGVTIPEITGPTIAVVERDANARGKLLLVLGRDEAELKTAAKSLGIGHSTLSGASATITSLNAITPRVPYDAPNWLATDRAVRFGELADPKDLTVFGYDADAVRINMRVAPDLFMWHTRGAPIALRYRYTVRPKRDRSSLNISVNNGFVQALPIPARSTSVFELSRYFNLIMPDGTADARRNIRIPPLLMTPRTQLRLHFYYDIPNTGECAGRLLQNVVGAIDPNSTIDLSSFPHYMALPDLAAFANSGFPFTRMADLSETAVVLPDDPDASDYSLYLLTMGRMGESTGFPVAGVTVTHAAEVDHFADKDLLVFGAPGKQPLLQRWSKSMPFSSNGDAHTFQLTDLVFKMRDWWHGERGVERTPARADLTMVSSNGAALLTGFESPLQSGRSAVALISAAGPSDADLSAALLDADVLPKIQGAMAVIHGRDVTITSNGSAYYVGHLSPQEYLRWALSSHPLLLLFGGVLAALIIAGLCYRTLRALAARRLKD; translated from the coding sequence ATGGGCTACCGGATGCCGAACGACAAGACCGAACACCCGGCTCACGGGCGCAACAGCACGGAACCCCAATCGCGTCTGTTCGCCCTCCACGGCTCGCGACACTCGCGGCGAATCATGTGCGGCGTCGCCTGCTGGCTTGCGCTGCAGACCGCGCTGGCGTCGTTCGTGCCGCTCGCTGAAGCGGCTGCTCCGGCAGCCGCCGCCGCGGCGCAAACCCCGCAAGTCGCGACCGGTGTCGGCAACGTGCCCGCGCCGAGCGCGGCGGTACCGTTCGATCCGAACGCAATCGCTCAGGACCAGCTCGCCGCGCCGACGCCCGCGCTCGCGGCGTCGTCGGTGAAGGCGCTCGGCATGCGCACGCCGACTACCGCCGAGCCCGGCACGCTGGTGCCCGGAGGCCGTCGTCAAACGCTAACGTTTGCCGACTTCGGCGCGCTCGACCCGCTGCAACTGCGCGGCGTCGACGGCCAGAACGGCATCGCGTTCTCGGTGCGCGGCGACGAGGTCGTGACCGGCGCGACGCTGCATCTGATCTACAGCTACTCGCCCGCGCTGCTGGCGAACCTGTCGCAACTGAAGGTGCTGATCAACGGCGAGGTCGCCGCGACACTGCCGCTGCCGCACGAGCAGGCCGGCATGCTGGTCGCGCGCGACATCACGATCGATCCGCGCTTCATCACCGAGTTCAACCACCTGAACCTGCAACTGATCGGCCATTACACGACCGCCTGCGAAGACCCCGCGAACTCGTCGCTGTGGGCGACGATCAGCAACGCGAGCTCGCTCGACCTGACCTACTCGTCGCTCGCGACGAAGGCGGAACTGGCCGCTCTGCCGCAGCCGTTCTTCGACCGCCGCGACGTGCGCCGCCTCGAACTGCCGTTCGTGTTCGCGCAGAAACCCGGCAACGGCACGCTCGAAGCGGCCGGCATCGTCGCGTCATGGTTCGGCTCGCTCGCCGGCTATCGCGGCGCGCTGTTTCCGACCCAGCTCGACAACCCGCCGCTGTCAGGCAACGCGGTCGTGTTCGCGACCAGCGACCAGCATCCGGCCGGCGTGACGATTCCCGAGATCACCGGGCCGACCATCGCGGTGGTCGAGCGCGATGCGAACGCGCGCGGCAAGCTGCTGCTCGTGCTCGGCCGCGACGAGGCCGAGCTGAAGACCGCCGCGAAGTCGCTCGGCATCGGCCATAGCACGCTGTCCGGCGCGAGCGCGACGATCACGTCGCTGAACGCGATCACGCCGCGCGTGCCGTACGACGCTCCGAACTGGCTGGCGACCGACCGCGCGGTGCGCTTCGGCGAACTCGCCGATCCGAAGGACCTGACCGTGTTCGGCTACGACGCCGACGCGGTGCGCATCAACATGCGTGTAGCGCCCGATCTGTTCATGTGGCACACGCGCGGCGCGCCGATCGCTCTGCGCTACCGCTACACGGTGCGACCCAAGCGCGACCGCTCGTCGCTGAACATCAGCGTGAACAACGGCTTCGTGCAGGCGCTGCCGATTCCGGCACGCTCTACGTCGGTGTTCGAGCTGAGCCGCTACTTCAACCTGATCATGCCCGACGGCACCGCCGACGCGCGCCGCAACATCCGCATCCCGCCGCTCCTGATGACGCCGCGCACACAGCTGCGCCTGCACTTCTACTACGACATCCCGAACACCGGCGAATGCGCGGGCCGCCTGCTGCAGAACGTGGTCGGCGCGATCGATCCGAACTCGACGATCGATCTGTCGTCGTTCCCGCACTACATGGCGCTGCCCGACCTGGCCGCGTTCGCCAACAGCGGCTTCCCGTTCACGCGGATGGCGGATCTCTCCGAGACCGCCGTCGTGCTGCCGGACGACCCGGACGCGAGCGACTACAGCCTGTATCTGCTGACGATGGGCCGGATGGGCGAATCGACCGGCTTTCCGGTCGCCGGTGTGACCGTCACCCATGCGGCCGAGGTCGACCACTTCGCCGACAAGGACCTGCTGGTGTTCGGCGCGCCCGGCAAGCAGCCGCTGTTGCAGCGCTGGTCGAAGTCGATGCCGTTCTCCAGTAACGGCGACGCGCACACGTTCCAGCTCACCGACCTCGTGTTCAAGATGCGCGACTGGTGGCACGGCGAGCGCGGCGTCGAGCGCACACCCGCGCGCGCCGATCTGACGATGGTCAGCTCGAACGGCGCGGCGCTCTTGACCGGCTTCGAGTCGCCGCTGCAGAGCGGCCGCAGCGCGGTTGCGCTGATCAGCGCGGCCGGTCCGTCGGACGCCGACCTGTCCGCCGCGCTGCTCGACGCCGACGTGCTGCCGAAGATTCAAGGCGCGATGGCCGTGATCCATGGCCGCGACGTCACCATCACGTCGAACGGCTCCGCATACTATGTCGGCCATTTGTCGCCGCAGGAGTATCTGCGCTGGGCGCTGTCGTCGCATCCGCTGCTGCTGTTGTTCGGCGGCGTGCTCGCCGCGCTGATCATCGCTGGCCTGTGCTACCGGACGCTGCGCGCGCTTGCCGCGCGTCGACTGAAGGACTGA
- the hpaH gene encoding 2-oxo-hept-4-ene-1,7-dioate hydratase: protein MLDEQTLRDLAAQLDHAEKTRTQLRHFSAQYPQMTVQDGYAIQREWVKLKLAEGHVIKGRKIGLTSRAMQRSSQIDEPDYAPLLDSMFIDSGQDIRADRFIAPRVEVELAFVLNKPLKGPRVTLFDVLDATAYVTPAIEIIDARIEQFDRETRAPRKVYDTISDFAANAGVVLGGRPVRPLDVDLRWVGALLYKNGAVEESGLAAAVLNHPATGVAWLANKIAPYDESLNAGDVILSGSFTSPIPARAGDTFHVDYGPLGGIGLNFI from the coding sequence ATGCTAGACGAACAAACCCTTCGCGACCTCGCCGCGCAACTCGATCACGCGGAAAAGACCCGCACGCAGCTGCGCCATTTTTCCGCGCAGTATCCGCAGATGACCGTACAGGACGGCTACGCGATTCAACGCGAGTGGGTCAAGCTGAAACTCGCCGAAGGCCATGTCATCAAGGGCAGGAAGATCGGCCTGACGTCGCGCGCGATGCAGCGCTCGTCGCAGATCGACGAACCCGACTACGCGCCGCTGCTCGACAGCATGTTCATCGACAGCGGCCAGGACATTCGCGCGGATCGTTTCATCGCGCCGCGCGTCGAAGTGGAACTCGCGTTCGTGCTGAACAAACCGTTGAAGGGGCCACGCGTCACGCTGTTCGATGTGCTCGACGCGACCGCCTATGTAACGCCGGCCATCGAAATCATCGACGCCCGCATCGAGCAGTTCGATCGCGAAACGCGCGCGCCGCGCAAGGTCTACGACACGATCTCCGACTTCGCCGCCAACGCGGGCGTCGTGCTCGGCGGCAGGCCCGTGCGTCCGCTCGACGTCGACCTGCGCTGGGTCGGCGCGCTGCTGTACAAGAACGGCGCGGTCGAGGAAAGCGGGCTCGCGGCGGCGGTGCTCAACCATCCGGCCACCGGCGTCGCGTGGCTCGCCAACAAGATTGCTCCGTACGACGAATCATTGAACGCGGGCGACGTCATCCTGAGCGGCTCATTCACGAGCCCGATTCCGGCCCGCGCGGGCGACACGTTCCACGTCGACTATGGCCCGCTGGGCGGCATCGGTTTGAATTTCATCTGA
- the bcsP gene encoding cellulose biosynthesis protein BcsP, with the protein MSSSSDIEKLFEQFGGDANAYQEIGRENDARAARTRWPLLVTLELTQPAIPAIGQLRDPKQQPPASVAPRPVAVHEDTTPKDMASVTRAKAPLFTRPHRRDIPPVPATPAQPAAPSGASRFRTADEPDEAAARAAAGVASSGIAAAPGVPAAAPPAPIAPIAPIPPVSAPAPAASQASVPPTAPAWVAPSVSAAPAAPMQPLQATQPTYAVPPAQPAQPPSILGKMFAAQNPSAPPQAAVPAPQTTSLNSLFDRLRGTPVQSAQPSGGPARGGFPSWLSNGSRRP; encoded by the coding sequence ATGAGTTCATCGAGCGACATCGAAAAACTGTTCGAGCAATTCGGCGGCGACGCCAACGCGTACCAGGAGATCGGTCGCGAAAACGACGCGCGCGCCGCGCGCACCCGTTGGCCGCTGCTCGTCACGCTCGAACTGACGCAGCCGGCCATTCCGGCGATCGGCCAGCTTCGCGACCCGAAACAGCAGCCGCCGGCGAGCGTGGCGCCACGGCCCGTCGCCGTCCATGAGGACACGACACCGAAGGACATGGCATCGGTGACGCGCGCGAAGGCGCCGCTGTTCACGCGCCCTCACCGGCGTGACATTCCACCGGTGCCGGCGACTCCCGCGCAGCCGGCGGCGCCGAGTGGCGCGTCGCGCTTCAGAACCGCTGATGAACCCGACGAGGCTGCCGCGCGCGCGGCGGCGGGCGTCGCGTCATCGGGCATCGCTGCCGCGCCGGGCGTGCCGGCTGCTGCCCCACCCGCGCCTATCGCGCCTATCGCGCCGATCCCGCCGGTATCCGCACCGGCTCCGGCAGCGTCGCAAGCTTCGGTTCCACCGACCGCGCCCGCATGGGTCGCACCTAGCGTCAGCGCCGCACCGGCAGCGCCGATGCAACCGTTACAGGCCACGCAACCTACCTACGCTGTCCCGCCCGCGCAACCGGCCCAACCACCGTCGATCCTCGGCAAGATGTTTGCCGCGCAGAACCCATCCGCGCCGCCGCAAGCTGCCGTGCCCGCGCCCCAAACCACGTCGCTGAACTCGCTCTTCGACCGTCTGCGCGGCACGCCCGTGCAAAGCGCCCAGCCATCCGGCGGTCCCGCGCGCGGCGGCTTCCCGTCCTGGCTCAGCAACGGTTCGCGTCGGCCATGA
- the bcsA gene encoding UDP-forming cellulose synthase catalytic subunit, whose protein sequence is MSSPASSREPEGGEPSRFERFIEANFWNSRIVTGLVTLLALYMLYFVFTVPLEFYQQLTFATLCFVLALMFRRLPGRYATMVMIMLSIVASGRYMYWRLTETTGWEQPLDAAWGLLLVSAEVYATLVLMLGYFQTAWPLKRKPMPLPANRDEWPTVDVFIPTYNEPLAVVKPTVYAALALDYPADKMSIHVLDDGRRPEFKAFCEEVGVNWTIRTHNRHAKAGNINEAMKITSGEYLAIFDCDHIPTRSFLQIGLGWFLRDKLLSMLQTPHHFFSADPFERNLGTFRKVPNEGELFYGLVQDGNDLWNATFFCGSCALLRRSMVEEIGGIAVETVTEDAHTALKLHRLGYTTAYLAIPQAAGLATESLSGHIGQRIRWARGMTQIFRIDNPLTGKGLKIGQRLCYLNAMMHFFYGVPRLVFLTAPLSYLFFGAHVIEAAASTIAIYALPHMMHASITNSRMQRMFRHSFWAEVYESVLASYITAPTLLALINPKLGKFNVTAKGGVIEKSYFDWSISRPYLFLLLLNLLGFLAGLVHIYLNWHVRSIVETTLLNLAWTSYNMLILGASVAAASERRQIRAVPRVAMKMPVMLKFSTGRTLACETIDYSEGGVGVALPSMIEVPMQEPVTVSLFRGDEEYAFPATVSFTGPGRVGLRFSSLSPEQEYEFVKTTFARADAWTGWAEGRETDTPLRGLSHVLRVGVRGIAGLFEHLYDDLRSSIKSRPADVKKLKTKD, encoded by the coding sequence ATGAGCAGCCCAGCCTCCTCCCGCGAACCCGAGGGCGGCGAGCCTTCGCGGTTCGAACGCTTCATCGAAGCGAACTTCTGGAACAGCCGCATCGTCACCGGGCTCGTCACGCTGCTCGCGCTGTACATGCTGTACTTCGTGTTCACGGTGCCGCTCGAGTTCTATCAGCAGCTGACCTTCGCGACGCTGTGCTTCGTGCTCGCGCTGATGTTTCGGCGTCTGCCCGGCCGCTACGCGACGATGGTGATGATCATGCTGTCGATCGTCGCGTCGGGCCGCTACATGTACTGGCGTCTGACCGAAACGACCGGCTGGGAGCAGCCGCTCGACGCCGCCTGGGGTTTGCTGCTCGTCTCCGCCGAGGTTTACGCGACGCTCGTGCTGATGCTCGGCTACTTCCAGACCGCGTGGCCGCTCAAGCGCAAGCCGATGCCGCTGCCCGCCAATCGCGACGAATGGCCGACCGTCGACGTGTTCATCCCGACCTACAACGAGCCGCTCGCCGTCGTGAAGCCGACCGTCTACGCGGCGCTCGCGCTCGACTACCCGGCCGACAAGATGTCGATCCACGTGCTCGACGACGGCCGCCGCCCCGAGTTCAAGGCGTTCTGCGAGGAAGTCGGCGTGAACTGGACGATCCGCACGCACAACCGTCACGCGAAGGCCGGCAACATCAACGAGGCGATGAAGATCACGAGCGGCGAGTACCTCGCGATCTTCGACTGCGATCACATTCCGACCCGCTCGTTCCTGCAGATCGGCCTCGGCTGGTTCCTGCGCGACAAGCTGCTGTCGATGCTGCAAACGCCGCACCACTTCTTCTCCGCCGACCCGTTCGAGCGCAACCTCGGCACCTTCCGCAAGGTGCCGAACGAAGGCGAGCTGTTCTACGGCCTCGTGCAGGACGGCAACGATCTGTGGAACGCGACGTTCTTCTGCGGCTCGTGCGCGCTGTTGCGCCGGAGCATGGTCGAAGAGATCGGCGGCATTGCGGTGGAAACCGTGACCGAAGACGCGCACACCGCACTGAAGCTGCACCGCCTCGGCTACACCACCGCGTATCTGGCGATTCCGCAGGCCGCCGGCCTCGCGACCGAAAGCCTGTCGGGTCACATCGGCCAGCGCATCCGCTGGGCGCGCGGCATGACGCAGATCTTCCGGATCGACAATCCGCTCACCGGCAAGGGGCTGAAGATCGGCCAGCGGCTCTGTTATCTGAACGCGATGATGCACTTCTTCTACGGCGTGCCGCGTCTCGTGTTCCTGACCGCGCCGCTGTCGTACCTGTTCTTCGGCGCGCATGTGATCGAAGCGGCGGCCAGCACGATCGCGATCTACGCGCTGCCGCACATGATGCACGCGAGCATCACGAACTCGCGGATGCAGCGGATGTTCCGCCATTCGTTCTGGGCCGAGGTGTACGAGTCGGTGCTCGCGTCGTACATCACCGCGCCGACGCTGCTCGCGCTGATCAATCCGAAGCTCGGCAAGTTCAACGTGACGGCCAAGGGCGGCGTGATCGAGAAGAGCTACTTCGACTGGTCGATCTCGCGGCCGTATCTGTTCCTGCTGCTCCTGAACCTGCTCGGCTTCCTCGCGGGTCTCGTGCACATCTATCTGAACTGGCACGTGCGCAGCATCGTCGAGACCACGCTGCTCAATCTCGCGTGGACCAGCTACAACATGCTGATCCTCGGCGCGAGCGTGGCCGCCGCGAGCGAGCGTCGCCAGATCCGCGCGGTGCCCCGCGTCGCGATGAAGATGCCGGTGATGCTGAAGTTCTCGACCGGCCGCACGCTCGCATGCGAAACGATCGACTACTCGGAAGGCGGTGTCGGTGTCGCGCTGCCCAGCATGATCGAAGTGCCGATGCAGGAGCCCGTGACCGTGTCGCTATTCCGCGGCGACGAAGAGTACGCGTTTCCCGCCACCGTCAGTTTTACCGGGCCGGGCCGCGTGGGCCTGCGCTTTTCGTCGTTGTCGCCCGAACAGGAGTACGAGTTCGTGAAGACCACCTTCGCCCGCGCGGATGCGTGGACCGGCTGGGCCGAGGGACGCGAGACGGACACGCCGCTGCGCGGCCTGTCGCATGTGCTGAGGGTCGGCGTGCGCGGCATCGCAGGTCTGTTCGAACATCTGTACGACGACTTGCGCAGTTCGATCAAAAGCCGTCCCGCGGACGTCAAGAAGCTAAAAACGAAAGACTGA
- the bcsD gene encoding cellulose biosynthesis protein BcsD — protein sequence MVPILQYLLERQISPQWRGMLSALASEFEAQIGRDELRQLMHRVGNRFALAHPLPACSSTAELEQVLNAHWEQMDWGYVALADEAESLRIIHYCAPLLAFGDSALAWTPAFLEGAYQTWLSALGAQGLSVVQTSAFGEDSSLEFRLGRHPA from the coding sequence ATGGTCCCAATCCTCCAATATCTGCTCGAACGCCAGATCTCACCGCAGTGGCGCGGCATGCTGAGCGCACTGGCGAGCGAGTTCGAAGCGCAAATCGGCCGCGACGAATTGCGTCAGCTGATGCATCGCGTCGGCAATCGTTTCGCGCTCGCGCATCCGCTGCCCGCCTGCTCATCGACGGCCGAGCTCGAGCAGGTGTTGAACGCTCACTGGGAACAGATGGATTGGGGTTATGTCGCACTCGCCGATGAGGCGGAGTCGCTGCGCATCATTCACTATTGCGCGCCGCTGCTGGCCTTCGGCGATTCGGCGCTTGCCTGGACGCCGGCGTTTCTCGAAGGCGCCTATCAGACGTGGTTGAGCGCGTTGGGCGCGCAGGGTTTGTCGGTCGTGCAGACGAGCGCATTCGGCGAGGACAGCTCGCTCGAATTCCGCCTCGGCCGTCATCCCGCCTGA
- the bcsQ gene encoding cellulose biosynthesis protein BcsQ, translated as MKVIAVVSAKGGVGKTTLAANLASVLANSGRRVIALDLDPQNALRLHFGVPLDSIDGVSRATLSGNPWQTVMFDGIDGVTVLPYGALLEDDRRRLEAHIDQHPQWLAQSLQSLRLDASDIVIIDTPPGSSVYVRTALSAATFALNIVLADAASYAAIPHMERLIETYAAPRADFGGVGYVVNQIDQSRQLTKDVLKVLRQMLAGKVFPGVIHLDEGVSEALACDTTLIHYDPLSQAAADLRACGAWLLAALDAIAAQPRNVA; from the coding sequence ATGAAAGTCATTGCCGTGGTATCCGCCAAAGGCGGGGTCGGCAAGACCACCCTCGCCGCCAATCTCGCCTCCGTGCTCGCCAACAGCGGCCGGCGCGTGATCGCGCTCGATCTCGATCCGCAGAACGCCTTGCGTCTGCACTTCGGCGTGCCGCTCGACAGCATCGACGGCGTGTCGCGCGCAACGCTCTCCGGCAACCCGTGGCAAACGGTGATGTTCGACGGCATCGACGGCGTGACGGTGCTGCCCTATGGCGCGCTGCTGGAAGATGATCGCCGCCGCCTCGAGGCGCATATCGACCAGCATCCGCAATGGCTCGCGCAGTCGCTGCAGAGCCTGCGGCTCGATGCGTCCGACATCGTCATCATCGACACGCCGCCCGGCTCGTCGGTCTACGTGCGAACCGCGCTGAGCGCGGCCACCTTCGCGCTGAACATCGTGCTCGCCGACGCCGCGTCGTACGCTGCGATCCCGCACATGGAGCGGCTGATCGAAACCTACGCGGCGCCGCGCGCGGACTTCGGCGGCGTCGGCTACGTGGTCAACCAGATCGACCAGTCGCGCCAGCTGACCAAGGACGTGCTGAAGGTGTTGCGCCAGATGCTCGCCGGCAAGGTGTTCCCCGGCGTGATTCATCTCGACGAAGGCGTCAGCGAAGCGCTCGCCTGCGACACGACGCTGATTCACTACGATCCACTGAGCCAGGCCGCCGCCGATTTGCGCGCGTGCGGCGCGTGGCTCTTGGCGGCGCTCGACGCGATCGCCGCCCAGCCGAGGAACGTCGCATGA
- the hpaI gene encoding 4-hydroxy-2-oxoheptanedioate aldolase, whose amino-acid sequence MSLPTNPFKRALADGRPQFGLWAALADAYVTELLATAGFDWLLIDNEHAPNDVRSTLSQLQAVAAYPSHPVVRPVKSDAALIKQLLDIGAQTLLLPMIDTAAQALDAVAATRYPPLGIRGVGSALARASRWNRVPDYLNTAADELCVIVQAETVQSLDSLAEIARVDGVDGVFFGPSDLSASMGLLGKPGDARVRDAIRRGIDTVRGAGKAAGVLAPDPALAAEYLAAGASFVAVGTDTGLLSRAAADLAASYKNTAAMAPQVKGGY is encoded by the coding sequence ATGTCCTTGCCGACCAACCCCTTCAAACGCGCACTCGCTGACGGCAGGCCGCAGTTCGGCTTGTGGGCCGCGCTCGCCGACGCCTATGTGACCGAACTGCTCGCCACCGCCGGTTTCGACTGGCTGCTGATCGACAACGAGCACGCGCCGAACGACGTACGCAGCACGCTGTCGCAGTTGCAGGCGGTCGCCGCGTATCCGTCGCATCCGGTCGTGCGGCCGGTGAAGAGCGACGCCGCGCTGATCAAGCAGTTGCTCGACATCGGCGCGCAAACGCTGCTGCTGCCGATGATCGACACGGCCGCGCAGGCGCTCGATGCGGTCGCGGCCACGCGCTATCCGCCGCTGGGCATTCGCGGCGTCGGCAGCGCACTCGCGCGCGCGTCGCGCTGGAATCGTGTGCCCGACTATCTGAACACCGCCGCCGACGAACTGTGCGTGATCGTGCAGGCGGAAACCGTGCAGAGCCTCGACAGTCTCGCGGAGATCGCGCGCGTGGATGGCGTCGATGGCGTGTTTTTCGGGCCGTCGGACCTGAGCGCGTCGATGGGATTGCTGGGCAAACCGGGCGACGCACGCGTGCGCGACGCGATTCGCCGCGGCATCGATACCGTGCGCGGCGCTGGCAAGGCCGCGGGCGTGCTCGCACCCGATCCCGCGCTGGCGGCTGAATATCTGGCAGCGGGCGCGAGCTTCGTCGCGGTCGGCACGGACACCGGCTTGCTGAGTCGCGCAGCCGCGGACCTCGCCGCGTCGTACAAAAACACGGCGGCGATGGCACCGCAGGTCAAAGGCGGGTATTAG